The following proteins are co-located in the Candidatus Krumholzibacteriia bacterium genome:
- a CDS encoding ATP-binding cassette domain-containing protein, protein MSKTILSVKDLKVYYPIFGGVMLRKVAEVKAVDGVDFELIEGETLGLVGESGCGKSTVGRSILNVLWTTAPDVEISGEINFHRDDQCTNLVGLNRKKMKPFRTDLQMIFQDPYSSLNPRMTVGQIIEEPLKIHKKEMGRAERMERVGWLLDKVGLSAEQSNRYPHEFSGGQRQRIGFARALATNPKVIIADEPVSALDVSIQAQVINLLKELQNEFGLTYLFIAHDLSVVEHISDRIAVMYLGNIVEIGAAKDVYFNPSHPYSKALLSAVPLPDPDRAEKGQRIVLKGDVPTPINKPSGCAFRTRCPIAREECAGEVPKLKEVSPGHFAACPYHEEMKG, encoded by the coding sequence ATGAGCAAGACCATCCTGAGCGTGAAGGATCTCAAGGTTTACTATCCGATCTTCGGCGGCGTGATGTTGCGGAAAGTCGCAGAGGTGAAGGCTGTCGATGGAGTGGACTTCGAACTCATTGAAGGTGAAACCCTGGGTCTGGTCGGCGAGTCCGGTTGCGGGAAAAGCACGGTGGGTCGTTCGATCCTCAATGTCCTCTGGACCACGGCACCCGACGTGGAGATTTCCGGCGAAATCAACTTCCATCGGGACGATCAATGCACGAATCTGGTCGGCCTGAATCGCAAGAAGATGAAACCATTCCGCACGGACCTGCAGATGATTTTCCAGGATCCCTACAGCTCTCTCAATCCGCGCATGACGGTGGGGCAGATCATTGAAGAGCCGCTGAAGATCCACAAGAAGGAAATGGGCAGGGCTGAGCGCATGGAGCGCGTAGGCTGGCTACTCGACAAGGTGGGCCTGAGCGCAGAGCAGAGCAATCGCTATCCCCATGAGTTTTCCGGCGGGCAGCGTCAGAGGATTGGTTTTGCAAGGGCTCTTGCCACCAATCCTAAAGTGATCATTGCCGATGAGCCGGTCAGCGCACTGGATGTTTCCATTCAGGCTCAGGTCATCAACCTGCTGAAGGAACTTCAGAACGAATTCGGACTGACCTACCTCTTCATCGCCCATGACCTCAGTGTGGTCGAGCACATCAGTGACCGCATTGCCGTGATGTACCTGGGGAATATCGTCGAGATCGGTGCGGCGAAGGATGTGTATTTCAATCCTTCCCATCCTTACAGCAAGGCCCTTCTCTCCGCCGTTCCCCTGCCGGATCCCGATCGTGCGGAGAAGGGGCAGAGGATCGTCCTCAAGGGCGATGTTCCCACTCCCATCAACAAGCCCTCCGGCTGTGCCTTCCGGACCCGTTGTCCCATCGCCAGGGAAGAGTGCGCCGGGGAAGTTCCGAAACTGAAGGAAGTCAGTCCGGGGCATTTCGCCGCCTGTCCTTATCATGAGGAAATGAAAGGCTAG
- a CDS encoding ABC transporter ATP-binding protein — protein sequence MKKLFEIRGLVTRFNTEAGLATAVDGVDFDIYEGEVLGIVGESGSGKSVTALSLTRLIPNPPGEVAEGEVLYKGRDLLQLKYSELHKIRGKEIAMIFQEPMTSLNPVFTIGYQVREIIELHEDLSRAEVQRRAVEMLELVGIPDAEKRMKDYPHQFSGGMRQRAMIAMALACNPALLIADEPTTALDVTIQAQIIELMLTVKEKRPEAAVMLITHDLAVVAETCERVIVMYGGKIQEMAEVGELFRKPLHPYTRGLLESLPRPGEKKEELSTIRGMVPSIFDMPLGCKFCTRCDLAEERCFTEEPELQEVSEGHKLRCHLPMGGSA from the coding sequence ATGAAGAAGCTATTTGAAATCCGCGGGCTCGTGACCCGTTTCAATACAGAGGCGGGGCTGGCCACGGCCGTTGACGGCGTGGACTTCGACATCTATGAGGGCGAGGTTCTCGGCATCGTGGGAGAAAGCGGAAGTGGCAAGAGTGTGACCGCGCTCAGCCTGACCCGCCTGATTCCCAACCCGCCCGGCGAGGTGGCCGAGGGCGAGGTTCTCTACAAGGGCCGCGACTTGCTCCAACTCAAGTACTCGGAACTGCACAAGATTCGTGGCAAGGAAATCGCCATGATCTTTCAGGAGCCGATGACCAGCCTGAACCCGGTGTTCACCATTGGCTACCAGGTTCGGGAGATCATCGAACTTCACGAGGATCTATCCAGAGCCGAGGTGCAGCGCCGGGCCGTCGAGATGCTGGAGCTTGTCGGTATTCCCGATGCTGAGAAACGCATGAAGGATTACCCACATCAGTTTTCCGGAGGAATGCGGCAGCGCGCGATGATCGCCATGGCGCTGGCCTGCAACCCGGCCCTTCTCATCGCCGATGAACCGACCACGGCTCTGGATGTCACGATTCAGGCACAGATCATCGAACTCATGCTCACGGTCAAGGAGAAGCGCCCCGAAGCGGCGGTCATGCTGATCACTCACGATCTGGCCGTGGTGGCCGAGACCTGCGAGCGCGTCATCGTCATGTACGGAGGCAAGATCCAGGAGATGGCGGAAGTGGGGGAGCTGTTCCGGAAACCGCTTCACCCCTACACCCGGGGGCTTCTCGAGAGTCTGCCACGCCCCGGGGAAAAGAAAGAGGAGCTATCGACGATTCGTGGCATGGTCCCCAGTATTTTCGATATGCCTCTTGGCTGCAAGTTCTGCACACGCTGCGATCTTGCCGAAGAACGCTGCTTTACGGAAGAGCCGGAACTTCAGGAAGTCTCCGAGGGACACAAGCTCCGTTGTCATCTGCCCATGGGAGGGTCGGCATGA
- a CDS encoding ABC transporter permease subunit has protein sequence MARKDKQTASVSIFRKRLRKFKTLKRGYYSFLILSSLYALSFLLPLLVNNKPVWMSYEGKAYFPMTKHYEAEIFGMSGSGEPDYRKLQVKLKEEGSGRIIMPPYPYHPNESLLELPGQPPHFPSAEHWCGTDNRGRDVFARLVYGFRISISFALITMTISYIVGITIGALLGYFGGRFDITMQRLIEVWSSMPFLYTIIIISSILQPTFLLLVFVLTLFGWIGMTYYVRGEFYREKAKDYVAAAIAMGAGHREVIFRHILPNALTPVVSFAPFAVVAYIGSLVSLDFLGFGLAPPTPSWGQLVQQGMDDITFAWWLVLTPLSALFMTLLMVVFIGEAVREAFDPKVFSRLR, from the coding sequence ATGGCCAGGAAGGACAAACAGACTGCAAGCGTGAGTATCTTTCGCAAGCGATTGCGGAAGTTCAAGACACTCAAGCGTGGCTACTATTCCTTTCTTATTCTCAGCAGCCTCTATGCCCTGAGTTTCCTGCTCCCGCTTCTTGTGAACAACAAGCCAGTCTGGATGAGCTATGAGGGCAAGGCCTACTTCCCCATGACGAAGCACTACGAGGCCGAAATCTTTGGCATGTCCGGGAGCGGTGAGCCGGACTATCGCAAACTGCAGGTCAAGTTGAAGGAAGAGGGCAGCGGCCGCATCATCATGCCGCCCTATCCCTATCATCCCAACGAGTCCCTGCTGGAATTGCCGGGACAGCCGCCGCACTTTCCCAGTGCCGAGCACTGGTGCGGCACGGACAACCGGGGTCGCGATGTCTTTGCTCGCCTGGTCTACGGCTTCCGCATCTCCATCAGCTTTGCCCTGATCACCATGACGATTTCCTATATCGTGGGAATCACGATTGGAGCCCTCCTGGGATACTTCGGCGGACGCTTCGACATAACGATGCAAAGGCTGATTGAGGTCTGGAGCTCGATGCCCTTCCTCTACACGATTATCATCATCAGCTCAATTTTGCAGCCGACCTTCCTGCTCCTGGTCTTCGTACTTACTCTCTTCGGCTGGATCGGCATGACCTACTATGTCCGCGGTGAGTTCTACCGGGAGAAGGCGAAGGACTATGTCGCCGCAGCCATCGCAATGGGAGCCGGACACCGGGAAGTGATCTTCCGCCACATTCTGCCCAATGCCTTGACTCCCGTGGTCAGTTTCGCGCCCTTTGCCGTGGTGGCCTATATCGGTTCACTGGTGAGTCTGGACTTCCTTGGGTTCGGCTTGGCACCACCCACGCCAAGCTGGGGCCAGTTGGTTCAGCAGGGCATGGATGATATCACTTTTGCCTGGTGGCTGGTGCTGACTCCTCTGTCCGCGCTCTTTATGACCCTGCTCATGGTGGTCTTTATCGGGGAGGCCGTGCGTGAGGCCTTTGATCCCAAGGTATTCTCGAGGTTACGCTGA
- a CDS encoding ABC transporter permease subunit: MTAYFIRRFLLIIPTFLGITILVFTIMQMVPGGPLEQEMLNLQAGLMAGGEGGGGGSGDMVGHIEIPPDALEEMKRFYGFDKPGPVRYLRWLGLWPREMDGVTLKPGKWKKLQKGVKVRALELSEKPGEFELEYDFSKLRKNWQVAEVREMASGEQELVIAWLKFKGSWVRRMEDSLLVNPGEWTALPGNILGRVLSGEGDPSLWPVEIDTAPLEKKWRITSIEQPEESGEPTKVIVAWTRFSGLLTGDLGRSYVYAKPVGEVIRARFPISIYFGLIGFMLSYLVCIPLGVMKAIRHGSRFDALSSAIVLIGYSIPGWALGAVLLVLFGGGSFWDVFPLGEFRSPGWEDFTIWHKITDQVHHTILPVIAYMVGSFATLTVVMKNSLLENLGQDYVRTAFAKGLHERKVVFVHALRNSLIPIATGLGHLLSLILAGSYLIEKVFNIQGFGLLGFTSILKRDYPVVLGILVIGALLRLFGNIFSDILYAVIDPRIRFK, encoded by the coding sequence ATGACCGCCTATTTCATCCGTCGTTTTCTGCTGATCATCCCCACCTTTCTGGGGATCACGATTCTTGTCTTCACCATCATGCAGATGGTGCCTGGCGGCCCGCTGGAGCAGGAGATGCTCAACCTTCAGGCCGGACTGATGGCCGGGGGCGAAGGCGGGGGCGGCGGCAGCGGCGACATGGTCGGCCACATCGAGATTCCTCCCGATGCCCTGGAGGAAATGAAGCGCTTCTACGGCTTCGACAAGCCCGGCCCCGTTCGCTATCTGCGTTGGCTGGGCCTTTGGCCCCGTGAAATGGATGGAGTCACTCTCAAGCCCGGCAAGTGGAAGAAACTTCAAAAGGGCGTGAAGGTTCGGGCGCTGGAGCTTTCGGAGAAACCCGGCGAGTTCGAGCTGGAATACGACTTCAGCAAACTCCGCAAGAACTGGCAGGTTGCCGAAGTCAGGGAGATGGCTTCCGGGGAACAGGAACTTGTCATTGCCTGGCTGAAGTTCAAGGGTTCCTGGGTTCGACGCATGGAGGATTCCCTGCTCGTGAATCCCGGCGAGTGGACAGCACTTCCTGGCAACATTCTCGGGCGCGTTCTTTCCGGAGAGGGAGATCCTTCTCTCTGGCCCGTGGAAATCGATACCGCACCCCTGGAAAAGAAATGGCGCATCACCAGCATTGAGCAGCCGGAGGAATCGGGCGAGCCGACGAAGGTCATCGTCGCCTGGACCCGTTTTTCCGGACTACTGACCGGCGATCTCGGCCGAAGCTATGTCTATGCGAAGCCTGTCGGCGAAGTGATCCGCGCGCGGTTCCCGATTTCGATCTACTTTGGATTGATCGGTTTCATGCTCAGCTATCTGGTCTGCATTCCCCTGGGAGTGATGAAGGCTATCCGTCATGGAAGCCGCTTTGACGCGCTTTCGAGTGCCATCGTGCTGATCGGCTACTCCATTCCCGGTTGGGCGCTCGGTGCCGTGCTTCTGGTGCTCTTCGGAGGGGGGAGCTTCTGGGATGTCTTTCCCCTGGGCGAATTCCGAAGCCCCGGCTGGGAGGACTTTACCATTTGGCACAAGATCACCGACCAGGTTCATCATACGATTCTGCCCGTGATCGCCTACATGGTCGGCAGCTTTGCCACGCTGACTGTGGTAATGAAGAACTCTCTTCTGGAAAATCTGGGACAGGACTATGTCCGGACAGCCTTTGCGAAAGGTCTGCATGAGCGAAAGGTCGTCTTCGTCCATGCCCTGAGAAACAGCCTGATCCCCATTGCCACAGGACTTGGGCACCTCTTGAGCCTGATTCTGGCCGGCAGCTATCTCATCGAGAAGGTCTTCAATATCCAGGGATTCGGTCTTCTTGGGTTCACCAGCATCCTGAAGCGGGACTATCCCGTGGTGCTCGGGATTCTCGTGATTGGAGCCCTGCTTCGACTCTTCGGGAACATTTTCAGTGACATCCTTTATGCGGTGATTGATCCGCGCATCCGCTTCAAGTAG
- a CDS encoding extracellular solute-binding protein translates to MKVRVWCIISFLFVSLPLLAEPGVPGVPPELGGPGFEEWVKGQPGWKTATPSAVGNPEAVKGGKLRMAMVEFPSTLRIVGKDSNSTFLSAVSSLLFNSLLTLDSKTLDIAPDLATHWRISEDKMTFSFRINPEARWSDGMPVTSDDVIASWQLRVDEGILMPYTNILYGKYEEPVAESPYLVHVTTIEENWRHFLYFGISLALMPAHIIGGMDGSEYLEEFQFKSMLGTGPYGIDEDNIDTGRSVVITRHKNWWNADAPENRGLYNFDEIEWVVVMDERLHLEKFKKGELDVYAVGKAAWWVNEFNFDEIQRGVVQKRKIYNEKVRGISGHALNMREMPFNDIRVRRAMAHLYNRDKLIDKLFFNEYDKNFSYFPGGVYENPDNIRYEYDPVKAQKLLAEAGWDSKNSDGWLVNNAGDVFELTLTFDSPSWERIHTVFQEDLAKAGIRLHMKQMTSATQFKNNMEHNFKIAFQSWGGLFWPNPNSSWHSLTADETPSTNICGVKDAYIDSIAKLYDEEYDQRRREELIRKIDYRLSELSPYALAWAGPFHRLVFWNKFGFPEGYVGRTGDYLAIQSLWYEDPARKKAMDAAISDPSMTLPVGETLDRYWPKRLGKN, encoded by the coding sequence ATGAAAGTGCGCGTGTGGTGCATAATCTCCTTCTTGTTCGTCAGTCTCCCCCTTCTTGCCGAACCCGGTGTTCCCGGAGTTCCTCCGGAACTTGGAGGACCCGGCTTTGAAGAGTGGGTCAAGGGCCAGCCCGGATGGAAGACCGCCACACCCTCGGCTGTGGGCAACCCGGAGGCCGTCAAGGGCGGGAAACTTCGTATGGCAATGGTGGAGTTTCCCTCGACCCTTCGAATTGTGGGCAAAGACTCCAACAGCACCTTTCTTTCTGCGGTTTCCAGCCTTCTCTTCAACTCCCTCCTGACTCTCGACAGCAAAACTCTTGATATTGCTCCGGATCTCGCCACTCACTGGCGTATCTCCGAAGACAAGATGACTTTCAGTTTCCGCATCAATCCGGAGGCTCGCTGGTCTGACGGCATGCCCGTGACCAGCGATGATGTCATCGCGTCCTGGCAGCTCCGGGTCGATGAGGGCATCCTGATGCCCTACACTAACATTCTCTATGGGAAATACGAGGAGCCGGTGGCGGAAAGCCCCTACCTGGTTCATGTGACCACGATTGAGGAGAACTGGCGCCACTTCCTCTACTTCGGGATTTCCCTGGCTCTCATGCCCGCGCACATTATCGGGGGAATGGATGGATCGGAGTATCTGGAGGAGTTTCAGTTCAAGAGCATGCTGGGAACCGGTCCCTATGGAATCGACGAGGACAATATCGACACGGGCCGAAGCGTTGTCATCACCCGTCACAAGAACTGGTGGAACGCCGATGCCCCGGAGAATCGGGGTCTCTACAATTTCGATGAAATTGAGTGGGTCGTGGTCATGGACGAGCGCCTGCATCTCGAGAAGTTCAAGAAGGGCGAACTGGACGTCTATGCGGTCGGCAAGGCGGCCTGGTGGGTCAACGAGTTCAACTTCGACGAGATTCAGCGCGGAGTGGTGCAAAAGAGAAAGATCTACAATGAGAAGGTTCGAGGCATCAGTGGACACGCCCTGAACATGCGGGAGATGCCCTTCAATGACATTCGCGTTCGCAGGGCCATGGCGCATCTCTACAACCGTGACAAGCTCATCGACAAGCTCTTCTTCAACGAATACGACAAGAACTTCAGCTATTTTCCCGGGGGCGTTTACGAGAATCCCGACAATATCCGCTACGAATATGACCCGGTGAAGGCTCAGAAACTACTGGCCGAAGCCGGCTGGGATTCCAAGAACTCAGATGGCTGGCTTGTCAATAATGCGGGCGATGTTTTCGAACTGACCCTGACCTTTGACAGCCCGAGCTGGGAAAGGATCCACACGGTCTTTCAGGAAGACCTGGCCAAGGCGGGTATCAGGCTCCACATGAAGCAGATGACCTCTGCCACCCAGTTCAAGAACAACATGGAGCACAACTTCAAGATTGCCTTCCAGAGCTGGGGTGGTCTCTTCTGGCCCAACCCGAACAGTTCCTGGCATTCCCTTACCGCCGACGAAACACCCTCGACCAATATCTGCGGGGTCAAGGATGCCTATATCGACTCCATCGCGAAACTCTACGATGAGGAATACGATCAGCGGCGCCGGGAGGAACTGATCCGGAAGATCGACTATCGTCTCAGTGAGCTGTCTCCCTATGCTCTGGCCTGGGCCGGGCCTTTCCATCGCCTTGTCTTCTGGAACAAGTTCGGCTTCCCGGAGGGATATGTGGGGAGAACCGGAGATTACCTGGCAATCCAGAGCCTCTGGTATGAGGATCCGGCTCGCAAGAAGGCCATGGATGCGGCTATTTCCGATCCATCCATGACCCTGCCCGTGGGGGAAACTCTGGATCGATACTGGCCGAAGCGACTGGGTAAAAACTAG
- a CDS encoding protein-L-isoaspartate(D-aspartate) O-methyltransferase, which yields MLKQMVEKQIRARGVKDPRVLAAMEEVPRHLFVPESLQKEAYSDSPLPIGQGQTISQPYIVALMTELAGARPGLRVLEIGTGSGYQTAVLAACGCRVWTVEILETLGKQARKNLKTAGYGDIEYRLADGYRGWIEAAPFHVILLTAAAPFIPPALFAQLDHNGVLIAPLEELPQKLIRFNKRGEEEVICPVRFVPMTGEIRSEST from the coding sequence ATGCTGAAGCAAATGGTGGAAAAGCAGATTCGGGCTCGCGGCGTGAAGGATCCCCGTGTGCTGGCGGCCATGGAAGAAGTGCCCCGCCACCTGTTTGTCCCCGAATCCCTCCAAAAAGAAGCCTACTCCGATTCTCCCCTCCCCATCGGCCAGGGACAGACCATCAGCCAACCCTACATCGTGGCCCTCATGACCGAGTTGGCCGGAGCCAGACCCGGTCTCCGGGTTCTCGAGATCGGCACGGGTTCCGGCTACCAGACGGCCGTTCTGGCCGCATGCGGATGCCGGGTATGGACTGTCGAGATTCTGGAAACACTGGGAAAGCAGGCCCGAAAGAATCTGAAAACGGCAGGATACGGAGATATCGAATACAGGCTGGCAGACGGATACCGGGGCTGGATCGAGGCCGCTCCCTTCCATGTCATTCTTCTCACGGCCGCAGCTCCCTTCATTCCCCCGGCGCTATTCGCACAACTGGATCACAATGGTGTCCTCATCGCCCCTCTCGAAGAGCTTCCCCAGAAACTGATTCGCTTCAACAAGAGAGGAGAAGAAGAGGTGATTTGTCCCGTCCGCTTCGTGCCGATGACAGGGGAGATCCGGAGCGAATCTACTTGA
- a CDS encoding C1 family peptidase, whose protein sequence is MFLAFLNRRLGVCLLVLTFLSLLSHSPVEAEEVYFANAELSVLRVQILQSGRQWYPEMNPRLRMDPGDRASRLLPLSSRQASSFPADFERRDFPDPILRHLDWGDSGQFTGGIREQGDFGDSRLQALTAALESSFLLSVSAAKPTDFNLSEQQFSDLLQSRGRESSPDRMAVLCELASREALYEEHAWPVSRQSTRSFRFEEAELICRSPNPAALRYALESRGPLLTEMRVFPSFEAYGGGVYQELSGETPLGVQAVLLIGYDLDESSWIVRNSWGEEWGEEGNCRISWKSRSGIGTLARSFSSLPGEGPHAFMRLELGVQSSREPLFWEDASISPGSRIVRIDWDFDGDGRWDAGGPGPHEVFFREEGFFSPRLRVRDRAGRIDEQVLRDAIEVRYEGPSWFVDSERGSPYGSGSAKDPLQRIDDALARAFPGDSILLRPGIYRGIHNVDLQPGDVLLRGSGELGEVILDGEGRSRLLHLKEGQKLTLENLVLRRGFADRGGAILCEEGTILEARSCIFENCEAEEGGAIFSTAFSLLSEVSFLQNRAGSGGALFRSGGDLRILSGHFEENQASSPDAKGGGAIHSSEDGLLSVDNSLFLYNQSQAIGGAISHESGEARLRFLTSFGNSSLSEGASLAFIGGEAEVMNSIFWQDHSPEGTAVLPNAGTRLHHCLLEGDFPGEGNLAGDPLFEAPEAGDFHLRESSPCLSAAMLQEDLSRDAEGFPRFRPEGSSPDLGAFESAFSASPREIRDEEVLARVQIAGNVPNPFNPTTRIFFELEEAAELNLTVFSTSGQEVARLLEESLPAGMHELSWTAIGEEGEPLASGVYLLRLECLFPDGRVEMALHKMSLIK, encoded by the coding sequence ATGTTCTTGGCTTTCCTGAATCGCAGGCTGGGAGTTTGTCTTCTGGTCTTGACCTTCCTGTCCCTTCTTTCGCATTCCCCTGTGGAGGCGGAAGAAGTGTATTTTGCGAACGCGGAACTTTCCGTCTTGCGGGTACAGATCCTGCAATCCGGGCGACAATGGTATCCCGAAATGAACCCCCGCCTGCGCATGGATCCCGGGGACCGTGCCTCCCGTCTTCTGCCCCTTTCCTCCCGCCAAGCTTCCTCCTTCCCTGCGGACTTCGAACGCCGGGATTTCCCCGATCCGATCCTGCGCCATCTGGATTGGGGAGATAGTGGGCAGTTTACCGGCGGCATCCGGGAGCAGGGGGATTTTGGAGACTCCCGACTGCAGGCCCTGACGGCGGCCCTCGAGTCTTCCTTCCTGCTGTCGGTGTCGGCAGCGAAGCCGACGGACTTCAATCTTTCCGAGCAGCAGTTCTCTGACCTATTGCAGAGCCGTGGCAGGGAATCCAGTCCGGACAGGATGGCGGTCCTCTGTGAACTGGCCAGCCGGGAAGCTCTCTATGAGGAACACGCCTGGCCGGTGAGCAGACAGAGTACCCGCAGTTTTCGTTTTGAGGAGGCGGAACTGATCTGTCGCAGTCCCAATCCTGCAGCACTTCGTTATGCGCTGGAAAGCCGGGGTCCCCTGCTGACGGAAATGCGGGTCTTTCCCAGTTTTGAAGCCTATGGCGGTGGGGTATATCAGGAACTTTCCGGCGAGACTCCCCTGGGTGTGCAGGCCGTTTTATTGATCGGATACGATCTGGACGAGTCCAGCTGGATTGTCCGAAACAGTTGGGGCGAAGAGTGGGGAGAGGAAGGAAACTGTCGGATCTCCTGGAAGAGCCGCTCCGGGATCGGAACCCTGGCTCGCTCCTTCTCCTCTCTGCCCGGGGAAGGTCCCCATGCCTTCATGCGTCTGGAACTGGGAGTCCAAAGCAGTCGCGAGCCGCTGTTCTGGGAGGACGCTTCGATCTCACCGGGAAGCAGGATTGTTCGCATCGACTGGGATTTCGACGGGGATGGTCGCTGGGATGCCGGGGGTCCGGGCCCCCATGAGGTGTTCTTCCGCGAAGAAGGGTTCTTTAGCCCCCGCCTGAGAGTTCGGGATCGTGCAGGGCGCATCGACGAACAGGTTCTCCGGGATGCGATCGAGGTGCGATACGAGGGCCCGTCCTGGTTCGTGGATTCCGAAAGAGGAAGCCCCTACGGAAGCGGGTCGGCAAAGGATCCTCTGCAGCGCATCGACGATGCTCTCGCGCGGGCCTTCCCCGGCGACAGCATCCTCCTTCGTCCGGGTATCTATCGGGGAATCCACAATGTGGATCTTCAGCCCGGCGATGTCCTTCTTCGGGGAAGCGGAGAACTGGGCGAGGTGATTCTTGATGGTGAAGGGCGAAGCCGGCTCCTGCACCTGAAAGAGGGGCAGAAACTGACACTGGAAAACCTGGTGCTTCGGCGGGGTTTTGCAGACAGAGGCGGCGCGATTCTCTGCGAGGAAGGCACGATCCTGGAAGCCCGGAGCTGCATTTTCGAAAACTGTGAGGCCGAAGAAGGCGGTGCGATTTTCAGTACCGCATTCAGCCTTCTCTCCGAGGTCAGCTTCCTGCAAAACCGTGCCGGCTCCGGCGGCGCTCTTTTTCGGAGCGGCGGTGACTTGCGCATTCTCAGTGGCCACTTTGAGGAGAATCAGGCCAGCTCCCCGGATGCAAAGGGCGGGGGTGCGATTCACTCTTCGGAGGACGGTCTCCTGTCCGTGGACAACTCCCTTTTCCTGTACAACCAGAGCCAGGCCATTGGAGGCGCGATCTCTCATGAGAGTGGCGAGGCCCGCTTGCGCTTTCTCACTTCCTTTGGAAACTCCTCTCTCAGTGAAGGTGCCTCTCTTGCTTTCATCGGGGGGGAAGCGGAGGTGATGAACAGCATCTTCTGGCAGGATCACTCGCCGGAGGGAACCGCGGTCCTCCCCAACGCAGGAACCCGACTTCATCACTGTCTGCTGGAAGGGGACTTTCCCGGCGAAGGTAATCTTGCCGGCGACCCTCTCTTTGAGGCCCCGGAAGCTGGTGATTTCCATTTGAGGGAAAGCAGTCCCTGCCTTTCTGCTGCAATGCTTCAGGAGGATCTGTCTCGGGATGCCGAAGGCTTCCCCCGTTTCCGCCCGGAGGGATCAAGCCCCGATCTGGGTGCTTTTGAGTCCGCTTTCTCGGCCTCGCCCCGGGAGATTCGGGACGAGGAAGTCCTGGCAAGGGTGCAGATTGCTGGCAATGTGCCCAATCCCTTCAACCCGACGACCCGCATTTTCTTTGAGCTGGAGGAAGCGGCGGAACTGAACCTCACAGTCTTCAGCACTTCGGGACAGGAAGTGGCGCGACTTCTCGAGGAAAGTCTGCCTGCAGGAATGCATGAACTTTCCTGGACGGCCATCGGGGAAGAGGGCGAGCCTCTGGCCAGCGGCGTTTATCTTCTTCGCCTCGAGTGCCTCTTCCCGGACGGACGGGTGGAGATGGCCCTGCACAAGATGAGCCTCATCAAGTAG
- a CDS encoding methyltransferase domain-containing protein: protein MAEEVGEWWRTFFEGPWLDFQRAMDRPGETEPALHFLLDHLRLKPGDRVLDLACGDGRIARPLSRLGYRVTGLDHSRDVLDRAREAALEEGLKADFREGDLRRLPFRASFDAAFCWWGSFGYFNESGNRSFLRGVFRALRPGAIFILDSECEETLLPEFMERQERKIGDLRLRIRNRFDPLTRRIESDWSFAKDGIRRKRHSSIRLYRLSEIKSLFREAGFEKIRSLGSLEGETVKEGSPRLLMLARKPWTEK, encoded by the coding sequence GTGGCTGAAGAAGTAGGGGAATGGTGGCGGACTTTCTTTGAGGGTCCCTGGCTGGACTTCCAGCGTGCCATGGATCGCCCCGGTGAGACAGAGCCTGCTCTGCACTTTCTGCTCGATCATCTCCGCCTGAAGCCCGGGGACCGGGTTCTGGACCTGGCCTGCGGTGACGGGCGCATCGCCCGCCCCCTGTCCCGGCTTGGATATCGGGTGACCGGCCTGGATCATTCCCGGGATGTACTGGATCGCGCCCGGGAAGCAGCTCTTGAGGAAGGGCTGAAAGCAGACTTCCGCGAGGGAGACCTGCGGCGACTCCCTTTCCGTGCGAGCTTCGATGCCGCCTTCTGCTGGTGGGGGAGTTTCGGCTATTTCAATGAAAGCGGGAACCGGAGCTTCCTGCGAGGGGTCTTTCGCGCCCTTCGTCCCGGAGCCATTTTCATTCTCGACAGTGAATGCGAGGAAACGCTTCTCCCCGAGTTTATGGAAAGACAGGAGCGCAAGATCGGGGATCTCCGGCTTCGCATTCGGAACCGATTCGACCCGCTCACGCGGCGCATCGAGTCGGACTGGAGTTTCGCAAAGGATGGCATTCGGAGAAAACGCCACAGTTCTATCCGCCTCTATCGTCTGTCGGAGATCAAGAGCCTCTTTCGGGAGGCCGGTTTCGAGAAGATTCGTTCCCTGGGAAGCCTGGAGGGCGAAACCGTCAAGGAAGGCTCTCCCCGTCTTCTGATGCTCGCAAGAAAGCCCTGGACAGAAAAATAA